The following are encoded together in the Argopecten irradians isolate NY chromosome 5, Ai_NY, whole genome shotgun sequence genome:
- the LOC138322834 gene encoding interferon-induced protein 44-like isoform X2 yields the protein MAKELTQTHRSQLSKWIDSSKSHKFTLLYKISRDGCNAHTFHNLCDHKGPTVTVLYNTDNSVYGGYTAASWNSNGSYIADLKAFLFKLESKGSQQPMKFPSIDKGTYAIYGFSKYGPTFGNGYDLKCFGGTVNQSENHFRLNGYAKLGNSYDMQGQDYKSVMNGHMDVLELEVYCVQEFEFLQTPWLSNVNWSSTQEEELKENVTSYTPLPGLDLQQARILLVGQVGAGKSSYFNTINSIFRGHVSAQANVGSAEFGLTTIYRIYPVRVGYEGRPLNFQLCDTRGLEEDQGLNDKDVDNLLDGHVPDRYKFNPSMPLAPGNRGYVKYPKLSDKIHCVAFVVDGSTVDIVPEKVLEMIKNMQMRMNEKGIPQVVLMTKIDKICEEISNDVSKIFYSTAIKDSVEKVAMVMGLPRSHVLPVKNYECEVELDQNTNILALLSLRRILHFVGDYQQNKLDEIEAEQMAKMKFCNFL from the exons ATGGCGAAGGAGCTAACACAGACCCATCGAAGTCAACTTTCCAAGTGGATTGATTCATCAAAGTCACACAAGTTTACGTTACTGTACAAGATCAGCCGTGATGGCTGTAATGCTCACACCTTCCATAATCTGTGTGACCACAAAGGACCAACTGTTACAGTTTTGTATAACACTGATAATTCTGTATATGGTGGGTACACAGCCGCAAGCTGGAATTCCAACGGTTCATACATCGCGGATCTAAAGGCGTTCCTGTTTAAACTTGAATCTAAAGGCTCACAACAGCCAATGAAATTTCCTAGCATTGACAAAGGAACTTATGCAATATATGGGTTTTCAAAATACGGCCCAACCTTTGGTAACGGATATGATCTGAAATGTTTTGGTGGAACAGTAAACCAATCTGAGAATCATTTCCGGCTAAATGGATACGCCAAGCTTGGTAATTCGTATGACATGCAGGGGCAGGACTACAAGAGCGTGATGAACGGCCACATGGATGTCCTGGAACTGGAGGTTTACTGTGTTCAAG AGTTTGAGTTTCTTCAAACGCCATGGCTTTCAAATGTTAATTGGAGCAGCACG CAAGAAGAAGAACTCAAGGAAAACGTAACGTCATACACACCATTACCGGGCCTAGATCTCCAGCAGGCGAGGATCTTACTGGTGGGACAGGTCGGGGCGGGCAAGTCGAGCTACTTCAACACCATCAACTCCATCTTCAGGGGACATGTTAGTGCCCAGGCTAATGTTGGGAGTGCTGAATTTGGTTTAACAACTATT TACCGTATTTATCCTGTCCGTGTGGGATATGAAGGTAGACCCCTCAACTTCCAGTTATGTGACACCCGTGGCCTGGAGGAGGATCAGGGTCTGAATGATAAAGATGTGGACAACCTACTGGACGGTCACGTGCCTGACCGCTACAAG TTCAATCCGTCTATGCCGCTAGCTCCTGGTAACAGAGGTTATGTGAAATACCCAAAATTGTCAGATAAAATCCACTGTGTGGCGTTTGTTGTGGATGGCAGTACTGTGGATATCGTTCCGGAGAAAGTCTTAGAAATGATCAAAAATATGCAGATGCGAATGAATGAAAAAG GAATACCCCAGGTTGTGCTGATGACTAAAATTGACAAAATCTGTGAGGAAATATCAAATGATGTCAGCAAAATTTTCTACAGTACTGCAATAAAGGATAGTGTGGAAAAAGTTGCCATGGTGATGGGTTTACCCCGGTCACATGTACTTCCTGTCAAGAACTATGAGTGCGAGGTAGAACTTGACCAGAACACCAATATCCTGGCACTTCTCAGTCTCAGACGGATTCTACATTTTGTTGGTGACTACCAGCAGAACAAACTTGACGAGATTGAGGCTGAGCAGATggcaaaaatgaaattttgtaattttttatga
- the LOC138322834 gene encoding interferon-induced protein 44-like isoform X1, which produces MQVHVMAKELTQTHRSQLSKWIDSSKSHKFTLLYKISRDGCNAHTFHNLCDHKGPTVTVLYNTDNSVYGGYTAASWNSNGSYIADLKAFLFKLESKGSQQPMKFPSIDKGTYAIYGFSKYGPTFGNGYDLKCFGGTVNQSENHFRLNGYAKLGNSYDMQGQDYKSVMNGHMDVLELEVYCVQEFEFLQTPWLSNVNWSSTQEEELKENVTSYTPLPGLDLQQARILLVGQVGAGKSSYFNTINSIFRGHVSAQANVGSAEFGLTTIYRIYPVRVGYEGRPLNFQLCDTRGLEEDQGLNDKDVDNLLDGHVPDRYKFNPSMPLAPGNRGYVKYPKLSDKIHCVAFVVDGSTVDIVPEKVLEMIKNMQMRMNEKGIPQVVLMTKIDKICEEISNDVSKIFYSTAIKDSVEKVAMVMGLPRSHVLPVKNYECEVELDQNTNILALLSLRRILHFVGDYQQNKLDEIEAEQMAKMKFCNFL; this is translated from the exons ATGCAG GTGCATGTAATGGCGAAGGAGCTAACACAGACCCATCGAAGTCAACTTTCCAAGTGGATTGATTCATCAAAGTCACACAAGTTTACGTTACTGTACAAGATCAGCCGTGATGGCTGTAATGCTCACACCTTCCATAATCTGTGTGACCACAAAGGACCAACTGTTACAGTTTTGTATAACACTGATAATTCTGTATATGGTGGGTACACAGCCGCAAGCTGGAATTCCAACGGTTCATACATCGCGGATCTAAAGGCGTTCCTGTTTAAACTTGAATCTAAAGGCTCACAACAGCCAATGAAATTTCCTAGCATTGACAAAGGAACTTATGCAATATATGGGTTTTCAAAATACGGCCCAACCTTTGGTAACGGATATGATCTGAAATGTTTTGGTGGAACAGTAAACCAATCTGAGAATCATTTCCGGCTAAATGGATACGCCAAGCTTGGTAATTCGTATGACATGCAGGGGCAGGACTACAAGAGCGTGATGAACGGCCACATGGATGTCCTGGAACTGGAGGTTTACTGTGTTCAAG AGTTTGAGTTTCTTCAAACGCCATGGCTTTCAAATGTTAATTGGAGCAGCACG CAAGAAGAAGAACTCAAGGAAAACGTAACGTCATACACACCATTACCGGGCCTAGATCTCCAGCAGGCGAGGATCTTACTGGTGGGACAGGTCGGGGCGGGCAAGTCGAGCTACTTCAACACCATCAACTCCATCTTCAGGGGACATGTTAGTGCCCAGGCTAATGTTGGGAGTGCTGAATTTGGTTTAACAACTATT TACCGTATTTATCCTGTCCGTGTGGGATATGAAGGTAGACCCCTCAACTTCCAGTTATGTGACACCCGTGGCCTGGAGGAGGATCAGGGTCTGAATGATAAAGATGTGGACAACCTACTGGACGGTCACGTGCCTGACCGCTACAAG TTCAATCCGTCTATGCCGCTAGCTCCTGGTAACAGAGGTTATGTGAAATACCCAAAATTGTCAGATAAAATCCACTGTGTGGCGTTTGTTGTGGATGGCAGTACTGTGGATATCGTTCCGGAGAAAGTCTTAGAAATGATCAAAAATATGCAGATGCGAATGAATGAAAAAG GAATACCCCAGGTTGTGCTGATGACTAAAATTGACAAAATCTGTGAGGAAATATCAAATGATGTCAGCAAAATTTTCTACAGTACTGCAATAAAGGATAGTGTGGAAAAAGTTGCCATGGTGATGGGTTTACCCCGGTCACATGTACTTCCTGTCAAGAACTATGAGTGCGAGGTAGAACTTGACCAGAACACCAATATCCTGGCACTTCTCAGTCTCAGACGGATTCTACATTTTGTTGGTGACTACCAGCAGAACAAACTTGACGAGATTGAGGCTGAGCAGATggcaaaaatgaaattttgtaattttttatga